The nucleotide sequence TATTGTTTATTAGATTTATTGTGTATGCATTAAATGTATTGTTAAGATCGCTATTCAAGTAGCTTCCACCTAAACCTGTACTCCCATAGACAGAAGATATCAAACCTGATTCACCGCCAGTACTGGAACCTGTACCATAAGCAGACAATTCCCCTGTCGACCAAAAATCTACATCGACTTTTATACGTCCATCTACAACATTCAAATGTGAAAGTACATCTATGTGTCCTTGCGTAAGGTTATCAATTACAGCTTTATTTGTATGTGTGTGATTGTTCGAATAGGCTATGTTCCAATTTGCGATCTTTGTATTATCCTGTGTCCATTTAGTACCTATCAAGGTAGACATGCTTGTAGCGAAATTAGGATCATTACCTAATGCTGTGGCCAACTCGTTAAGAGTGTCTAAGGTGGTAGGAGCTGCTCCAATAAGTTCAGTAACCTTCGCATTTACATAAGATTGCGTAGCATACTGGTTTGATGTAAGGTAATTTCCAAGTGCTAATGTATCTAGCCCGGCTATATCAGATAACAACCGGCTACTCCAGTGTGTTTCACCAGCCAATTGGACCATCACCCGATTCGCTGTAGGGATTTCATCGGCCCATGAGCCCACATTCACTAATCCGCCCAATGATCCTGAAGCACCTGAGCCGCCTGATACACCGGCTCCGTAGGCTGAAATTTCGCCTACAGACCAAAAATCAATGTCTGATTTTAGCCGGCCTTCGATAATTGATAAATGAGATAGAACGTCTATGTTTCCTTGGGTAATCGAATCTATAATGAGTTTATTAGAGTGAGAATGTAATGGAGCATTCGGATCAATCCATGGTTTACTCTGAATGATTCCATTTAAGTCATCAAGAATTAACGATCTAATATACTCTGAGATTGAACCTAATGTAGATATAGTTGGATCATCGCTATTAGGATCGAAAGCAGGAAAGACCACCCCCTCGCGAAGGAGTACACGAGGAAACTCAGCAAGACGAGGGGGTATAGTAAAATTTGGCGCATCGGGCACTGGAATTGATATATTAGCAGGCAGTTCGTCTTCGTTCCTGATAAGGTTTAAATAAGGGCTAATGTCTGCAAAACAATAAGTAAAAGTATAGCTGGAAGGTAGGTCCGATGACTTATATGCAACGTCGCTTTCTTTTACAGCTATTTTATGGATTGCACTTTCTTGATAGATATACTTTGCCCGGCTTGGAAAGAAATCAAGCAACCAGCGACGTTCGTATTTATTTAGATGGCCTGTGTTTTTTGTGTACAGTCTCTCTGTATCGATCCGGTATTCTTCCATCACGTCGTCGATGATTGAACTATTGAAGGTATGTTCTCCCGAAAAATCTGTAACACCGAACGCCCTAAATGTATCGATTCCTCCAAGGCTATTTTCAAATAGAATCCATTGTTCGTCTTCAGATATTTGATCGGAAACTACATATTTTTGTATATAGCTTAATTGGGATGATCCTGAGTAAGCAGCAACCTCGTAATATATTGGCTTCTTTCCGGAGAATAGTCCGGAAACAACTGCGTATTGCATGTTGAGAGTATATGCATTACCGGCCGAACAGCTTTGTAGTGTAACAGTTTCATTGGTGTTGTTAGGGAAAAAGGCTTTAACTTTGATATTGCATGCTATTACCGCGAAATAGGTGATCCATTCCGGAGTATAATTCGTGACTTTTTTAAGTTTTGGCTGCCAGGTAAGAAAGTTTCCCTTTAGCCAGTTAGACGGAGTATCGGCCAAGTTGGATATCCCGGTACGAATTGCCCGAAATGAATAATCCACGCCATCAATTGAAGCAACAAACATTCGGATGATTGATGGTTGCACATAGGATGTATTGTATTGAAGGACGAAGCTAAGGGCGTTAATAACAACGTCTTTTACATCTACTTCCACGATACCGTCGCTCGGATGGTATGTTTCATTTACAAGGATTTCTGTACCTACAGAAAGGGTAAAGTTTAAAGATTCGGAAGTTGAGACTTTAAATGGCTTAAGGTTGCCACTCAAAGAGAGTTCGTCCGGTTTACTTAGTATTGTTGCCATGCTATTACTTTCGGTTGTTGAAACGAAAGTAATGGAGATAAGATAGGAGGGAAAGGACAAAAATCCCCACCGGGTCTGGTGGGGATGAACTTATTTTATCGACTATATGTACCTGAAGAATTTGGCATACTGTCTAGAACATTACCCTCAGGAAGTATTTTTTTGTATTCACCGTAAATGAGGTATGTGAACGCTGAAAATATTTGAGTGCTGTACATGGCTTGTTCTTCGTACGGAAGTTCACGTTCACTACTTTTATCTAAAACGATTCTTCCCTCTGTCCTCTTTAGTGGAGAGTGGTTAATGCTGCTTATAAGTTCTTCGCATTCGTTATTGCAGATTTCTATTTCATCATGAATATCATCTGGCTTTCCGAACATGATATTTAATAATTTATAGTGTGTGCCATAGAAGATAGTGCCCTGGCCTATTGACATGAGTATTACCCGCCATCCCTTTGCTACCAGGGCATTTCTTAACATCACAGCATCTGTGTCGTTTACGTCTGTCATCAATGGATAGTACTTTCTGTATGCCGGGTCATTTTGGTTGGCAGCACGGTCGTAATGCAGAATGATTTCTTTTCTGGAATGATGTTTGAAAAAGGTATCTATCTTATGTGCAAGTTCCTCGTGTTGCTCTGGATGAATCACCCACATATTTTTGATCGTTTTCATTTTTTTATTTCTCTTTCCTGGTATTGTTTTCTTTTGGCCGAACACTATACTCATAAATGGGCCAGGATCGAATCCTGCGTATAATGGTTGGTTCCGATCGCAATGCTTAAGGCTTAAACTATTTGTTTCTGTCTTTTCTCCGGCAATGGCTATGTTATCAAAGTTGGAATAATCGTAACTATCATCAAAGATGTGTTCCTTTCCAAACTTACCTACAAAACGAGTTTTAACTTTGTTTTTTCTTACTGAAAAAATGGATGTATTTAATTTGTCTTCATCTTTAATTGATTTAATCTGATTTAGAATATAGTCGATGCCCAGAATTTTAATGTTTGAAAAAGACGATGCTCTAAGATAGAAAGTTTCTCCAGTTCTGAGTTCTCGTATTCGGGTTGTCCATCTCTCAACAAATTGCCTTAATTTTTTTATTTCTTTTTCATTATAAGCTTTTTCTGCAAGAGCCAATTCTACTAGTCTTAAATCCAGCTCGTAGGACATCTCCTGAATGCAATGGATCAAGTCAATATCCATGTTGCTTTCGTACTTTGTCCACCAATCTTCGTCTGTCTCGAAATTTGGAGTTGAAGAGAATCCGGTTATACCCATAAAATAGGGACTATGTCCAAACTTTGACCTGTCAGCACGAAGAGCAGGAATAATACGTTCTGTGAACTTTTGTTCCGGGATCCGGATAAGCTCATCAGCAAATAAGTGGGCTGCGTTCTTCCCAAGCATAGACTCTGGTCGATCGCATGATACAAACTGGAGAACAGAACCATCACAGAAAGAGAATGTTTGTTTCCAATCATCTATGTACGTAGCACACTGCTTAAAGTGTGCTGGGGGTTTCTTGCCTGCTTCAAAATAAATACCGCGTTCGTAATTTTCCATGAAATATTCCATAAGTCCAGGGAGAATATTATCGAAGATGCTTTTGAAAGTGGATGCCCCAAGTACCAGGACGGAACCCGGCATATCATTTTGTACCCGGTCCATTCGTGGTCCCATCATGTGAGTTGTTTTTCCAGAACCACGACCGACTTCACCAAACAAGAATGTTGGGTCTGCAAGCTTCATCAATATCTGTACAACAGACAGGTATTCTTCTTTAAATAATTCCAAATCTGTTTTATTGGCCATATTCAGCGTCCTCTATATTAAGTTCTCTTTCTACTTCACCTATTAGTCGTTGTTTTTCTGCTTCTGGGATATCACGCCCTTTAATAATGTCAATCGCTTTTTTATAAGCCCCAAGAAGCCCTTGTTTTTTTATACCCATACGAGCTATCTCTAAATCTGGTGAAACTAGCTGCTGTTTGAATTTCTTTAAATCAGGATTAATCGCTGATTCGGAAGCTGCAATTCTATATTTTCGAGATTCCTGCATACAGAATCTGGCTTCTTTGAAATTATGAGCTATTAAATTGATGTCACGAAGTTTCATCATTTCGTCAGCAAAATAGAGGTTCCATGCTTCGGCTGTAACAGTACAATCGGTATTTAAGTAATTTATTCCATCGTAAACTCTTTGTCTGCAAGTGCTCATAGAAAGTCCAGGGTATTCTTTCTGTAACTTTCTAGCACAATCATTTATAGAAGAATTTTTCTTATGCAGATTTGCAGCATAATTGATTTGCAGGATATAATCTGCAAGCTTTGCCGGGATTCCGCATGATTCGGCATTCCGTGTTTGGAGGAATCGTTCGACAATATCAACGGGAAGTTTTTGTAAGTCTGGAAGCATTATAGTCCGAATTTTTCGTTTAAAGCATCATTGATCTTATTTGTATACATCCTCTTTTCCATCTTTTCGTTGGCCTCCAAAGAGCGTTCTTTTGTAGCCTGGTCAAAAATATTTTTATCCATGCTATATCTGGCTGTGGTTTTCCCTGCCCAATAGGATTTGTATGCTTCAGTCCCTGGGTTGATAATGTCCATTTTTAACTGCTCAGGATCGTCAGGGTTAAGCATATTGATAATTGCTTCAACGGAGAATCCAAGCACACCAAATCCTTTAATTTGCCCTAAATATTCATCAGTATAAATCATTGTTCGTATTCCTTTAGTTGGATATTGGTTAACTTGAGCCCATTCTTGGTAATGGTAAACGGTTTCCTCATTTGGCGCATAAATCTGATATACCTCCGGATAGTTAGGTCACAATATGCAGGAGAAAGTTCCTGACCATAACACTTCCGATCAACTTGTTCAGCAGCTATGATACTAGTTCCGGATCCAATAAATAAATCCTGTATTATATCTCCTGGATTACTGCAGTCTATCATTGCATCGGCAACCATTTTAACTGGCTTTGGTGTTGGATGTCCTTCCATTTCTTTTCTTTCTACTCCCTGAGTTGAATTGAATCCGTTGTAATCCCATACATTTGTTCTATATCTACCTGTCTGGCCTAATCCAAAATTATTTATGTGTCTTTCTCTTCCATTCTTAAAGACATATATCAACTTATGCGCGGGCATGTATCCGTGTTGGTCAATTTCATCCAGTAGTTTCTCAACATGAGATTCGTCGGGAGTGCTCTCATTTTGAAATACGAATATGAGTTCGTGTTTGGATCGGTAAAAAGAGCCCATCCCTCCGTTGGTTTTATTCCAAACAATTAGGTTTTTAAGCTCTGTGAAAAGCTGACCAGCAGTTGTTATTTCGAGTATATGTTTCCAATCCATACATACAAAGTGGATGGATCCTTTTTGGCTATAGCGAATCTGGTTACTGAAGATATCTTCTAAGAATTTGATAAACTGAAAACGGGTCATCTCTCCGGAGGCCATTGCGAACTCCTTGTGTTTTATCTTACCCATCGAACTGATATCCTTTACTCTTACATTGTAAGGAGGATCGGTAAATATCATTGTTGCTAATCTACCCGCCATTAATCGTCCGACTGCATCAATGTTTGTGCTATCGGCACAGTACAGTCTGTGATCATTTATCTCGTATAAATCATTCAACTGAGTTATAGGAGTTACAGGAGGAAGTTCGTCGAACTCATCTTCTACAACTTCTCTTTGTTCTGCTACAGCGGTTACCATTTCTGCAGGCATAAGTTCTTCAGGATTGAAATCCGGTAAATCTCCAAGGATGTCCTGGTAATTGATGTCAGTGAAGTACTCATTTAGCATGTCAATATCCCATTCACCAGCATGAGTATTTGCCAAAAGATTATAACGCTTTACCTCTTCTTCAGTTAGTAATCTATTTGGAACGCGGACATCAATTTCTTCGGTGGATCGGCCGGCTAGTATCAGAGCTTCAATGCGACGATGGCCTGATATCAACTGATCATTAAGATTAATTACTAGAATGTCGACCAAGTTAAACTCATCAAGACTATCTAAAAGTTGTTTCTGTTTTTTCTCATTGACTTTTCTAGGATTGAAGTCCAAAGGAACTAGGTCTTTTACTACTCTCGTTTGTGTTGTCCAATATAATTTATCCATACGAATTTGTTTGTAACAAAGAAAGCAGAGTATAACATGATGATAAAGGACGAATAGCATCCGTATCAAAATGAAAAAAATCTATTACAAACAGTAGTAAAAAATACGCTCCAAGTAAAATTGGAGCAATGGTTTGAAAATCAGTGGCATAATCATATAACCCTTCTTTTATCGAATTTGCATTACAACCCGCGTACTGAGCGGTACGGGCATGGCTGTCATAAACATTTATACCTAATTTCTAATTTTTTATTATATCTCTGATTGTTTGATAGTTAACTATCTTTTAAATAACACTTATACTTAATCTGTATCTTTTTCAAAACAAACGAATCAAAAACAGGTATTAAATAAAAAATCCACGGCCTTAGCTGTGGATTCAAATTTATTTCGTTATTATTTCTGTTATTATATCTTTTCGGACGTTTGCCCTTGCTAAATTTTGCAGCCAGGATTGCAGTTCATCTTCCGTCTTATATTTCTTGCTTCTTATGTTGCTTTCAATTCTTCGGATGTTTTGTAGGGTGTTTGAAGATTCTTTTATGAAGGCCTCTGGATCCACTTTTTTTAATTGCATTAGTTCGTTTAGTTGTTCGTTATACAGTCTATTCTTTTTTGTGAATGGATGTACATAGTTAAATGCTTTGTGTTGGTTGTAGTGGCTTAGTTCATCATGTGCTTGTTTGTTTCTGATATCACACTCTACCATTTCAAGGGATAGCTCGGTATGGTCTTCTAATAAAGCGTCAATCTCCTGCATGCGATGGTATGTTTTTACACGATCATCATACAGGAGAATGCACGTTTGAATCTCTAGGTTTGAATTATCTGTCCAGTTTATTGCAGGGAACTCGTCGTACTTACTTTTTTTTTACCAGTTTGCTCTACTGGTTTTTGTTGTTCGGTTGGATTATCAGGTAATTTATCAATATCTTCTTTGAATATCATGTAATGCTTGTCAGAGATAATGGTTTTAATAAAATCTTCCCTGTTTACTCCTACAGCATTTTTGACTATAGTAACGGCATCAATGCTATTCATCGGCCAACCGGTATGTCGGCAGAATAGTTCTTTTGCTTCATCAATAGAAGCGATTGCGTCTGGGTCATACTGAATATTTGATCCAGTGGATTCATTGGGTGAATATCCTTCTCTAAACTTTACAATTGTTTCGGGGGATACTTTATCAAGAAGAAGCATAATCATTTGACCGTCGAGTCGTGCCCGATTGAATTGATTAGCTTTTTCTAAATCTCTGTTTAGCTGATGGGATGGAAAATAGTTATTGAATAGTTTGTAATCAGCATAGAAGTGTGATTCACTTTTAAGGCGTACTATGTGATTGTTTTTCTCTAAGAATTTCATATTGATGGGATTTAAAAAGGCACAGCTTTTTAGTGCTGTGCCCTGGTTATTTACTCAATGATTTATCCGGCGACGGCTACTGTTGGAGTATCTCCACTATAGAACCAGAAAGGTTCAGGGCATTCGCCGCCTTTCATTTGGATGGTAGCTCCTTGCCAATTATCCTGTGCGCCTAAAGACTGGTAGGTTAACCGGAGGCCGCTGGAACATGGACTACCGCC is from uncultured Macellibacteroides sp. and encodes:
- a CDS encoding tail fiber domain-containing protein, producing MATILSKPDELSLSGNLKPFKVSTSESLNFTLSVGTEILVNETYHPSDGIVEVDVKDVVINALSFVLQYNTSYVQPSIIRMFVASIDGVDYSFRAIRTGISNLADTPSNWLKGNFLTWQPKLKKVTNYTPEWITYFAVIACNIKVKAFFPNNTNETVTLQSCSAGNAYTLNMQYAVVSGLFSGKKPIYYEVAAYSGSSQLSYIQKYVVSDQISEDEQWILFENSLGGIDTFRAFGVTDFSGEHTFNSSIIDDVMEEYRIDTERLYTKNTGHLNKYERRWLLDFFPSRAKYIYQESAIHKIAVKESDVAYKSSDLPSSYTFTYCFADISPYLNLIRNEDELPANISIPVPDAPNFTIPPRLAEFPRVLLREGVVFPAFDPNSDDPTISTLGSISEYIRSLILDDLNGIIQSKPWIDPNAPLHSHSNKLIIDSITQGNIDVLSHLSIIEGRLKSDIDFWSVGEISAYGAGVSGGSGASGSLGGLVNVGSWADEIPTANRVMVQLAGETHWSSRLLSDIAGLDTLALGNYLTSNQYATQSYVNAKVTELIGAAPTTLDTLNELATALGNDPNFATSMSTLIGTKWTQDNTKIANWNIAYSNNHTHTNKAVIDNLTQGHIDVLSHLNVVDGRIKVDVDFWSTGELSAYGTGSSTGGESGLISSVYGSTGLGGSYLNSDLNNTFNAYTINLINNNLTSALGRIGALETSTPNVAWGISTSQYTPLSINSVSRNLSLDGHTHSYLPLSGGSMSNTNVVTNFNSDLLDGFHAILGGSAWNKIPIVASDGVIEIGKYIDFHSINNDGLDYSTRLQAFGTSGNVLNLPTTSGTLAMLSDNVASATKLANVRTFWGQTFDGGTNVTGNITGGYFSIADNNSNPNLKLTEGANNWYLQGYQNKLYLGSGTSNSLNLDAAGNVGVVGVLTANRVNTVSESHMSVGAYADPASGIGAALKVNGNFAAGGNSYFSGGNVLINTLTDAGYKLDVNGTSRIFGGLHLISEGWLNLYNGSNTSRISLSHNADVAKLDIYNRATGSWATIQCGNIEAQTISIYNDQTARFIRSNVFGGAIRLRGNSAAATDRGIQFGRVDNSLSWLAQMVINADSGNISIGTTTDSGHKLYVSGNIVASGEVTAYSASDIRLKTEVTTLKDSLRIIELLNPVSYRWNSIAKGLNPLKNDSQDFGLIAQELELVQPELVHTIYGGQYKSIDYVKLIPHLICAIKQLKTEMDQLKYNYSRIN
- a CDS encoding DNA modification methylase, with product MDKLYWTTQTRVVKDLVPLDFNPRKVNEKKQKQLLDSLDEFNLVDILVINLNDQLISGHRRIEALILAGRSTEEIDVRVPNRLLTEEEVKRYNLLANTHAGEWDIDMLNEYFTDINYQDILGDLPDFNPEELMPAEMVTAVAEQREVVEDEFDELPPVTPITQLNDLYEINDHRLYCADSTNIDAVGRLMAGRLATMIFTDPPYNVRVKDISSMGKIKHKEFAMASGEMTRFQFIKFLEDIFSNQIRYSQKGSIHFVCMDWKHILEITTAGQLFTELKNLIVWNKTNGGMGSFYRSKHELIFVFQNESTPDESHVEKLLDEIDQHGYMPAHKLIYVFKNGRERHINNFGLGQTGRYRTNVWDYNGFNSTQGVERKEMEGHPTPKPVKMVADAMIDCSNPGDIIQDLFIGSGTSIIAAEQVDRKCYGQELSPAYCDLTIRRYIRFMRQMRKPFTITKNGLKLTNIQLKEYEQ